From Mucilaginibacter rubeus, a single genomic window includes:
- a CDS encoding M81 family metallopeptidase → MKSARLFCLTLFICLSSCLTSAQAPKANKQIPRIAIAGLAIESSTFSPALTDEAAFHAKYGADVFSSYPFMAADSPLCKKARWFPTVVGKSLPGGAVTRAAYESLVNKTLDSLKKHLPYDGLYFDIHGAMSVVGLDDPEGDFIVRIRKVIGYKTMISTSMDLHGNVSWRLAQNSDLITCYRMAPHEDAMQTKQRAVQNLIDRIESSKGKPAYKAYISVPILLPGEKTSTRVEPGKSLYKQVAPAAVQSGITDAAIWIGYAWADEPRNHAVVMVTGDDKEKVTHTAEQLAQSFWDVRNQFEFVAPTGTLTECLDKAIASPKHPFYISDSGDNPTAGGAGDATWTLTQILARPEFKAANGPSLLYASIPAPELIKSAIAAGVGNHVEGYAGAAVDNRFAPPVKLSGTVESIVSGDKDAEVEAVIKVGSVHVIITQKRKPYHKEIDFTRLGLNPRTADIVVVKIGYLEPELYAMRADWLLAITPGGVDQNIERLPYHRIQRPMFPLDKDMKDPDLKAKLVPLSDK, encoded by the coding sequence ATGAAATCAGCACGTTTATTTTGCTTAACCCTATTCATTTGCCTGTCATCTTGTTTAACCAGCGCGCAAGCACCCAAAGCAAACAAACAAATCCCCCGGATAGCCATAGCGGGTTTGGCCATTGAGTCGAGCACATTTTCACCAGCACTTACTGATGAGGCGGCTTTTCATGCCAAATACGGCGCGGATGTTTTCAGCTCCTACCCTTTTATGGCTGCAGATTCGCCGCTGTGCAAAAAAGCCCGTTGGTTTCCTACGGTGGTTGGCAAATCATTGCCTGGCGGGGCGGTTACGAGGGCGGCCTATGAATCGCTGGTGAATAAAACGCTTGATTCGCTAAAAAAACACCTCCCTTATGACGGTCTTTACTTTGATATTCATGGCGCTATGAGCGTTGTTGGCCTTGATGACCCTGAAGGGGATTTTATTGTGCGGATAAGAAAAGTGATTGGTTATAAAACCATGATCTCCACGTCAATGGACCTGCACGGTAATGTTTCCTGGCGACTGGCCCAAAATTCTGACCTGATCACCTGCTATCGTATGGCCCCTCATGAGGATGCCATGCAAACCAAACAACGTGCAGTACAAAACCTTATCGACAGGATTGAAAGCAGTAAAGGCAAGCCTGCTTATAAGGCATATATATCTGTGCCCATTTTACTCCCTGGCGAAAAAACAAGCACCCGCGTTGAACCGGGTAAAAGCTTATATAAACAGGTAGCTCCCGCAGCGGTACAAAGTGGCATTACCGATGCCGCCATTTGGATTGGCTACGCCTGGGCCGACGAGCCACGCAACCATGCTGTAGTAATGGTTACCGGCGATGATAAAGAAAAAGTAACCCATACTGCCGAGCAGCTGGCCCAAAGTTTTTGGGATGTTCGCAACCAATTTGAATTTGTAGCGCCAACCGGTACATTAACCGAATGCCTGGATAAAGCCATAGCCAGCCCTAAACATCCTTTTTATATCAGCGATTCGGGCGATAACCCTACCGCCGGTGGTGCAGGCGATGCCACCTGGACGCTGACGCAGATCCTTGCCCGGCCGGAATTTAAAGCAGCGAACGGGCCTTCGCTGCTTTATGCGTCTATCCCTGCGCCCGAACTCATCAAAAGTGCCATTGCCGCCGGCGTGGGCAATCATGTAGAAGGCTATGCCGGCGCGGCAGTCGACAACCGTTTTGCGCCGCCAGTGAAGCTATCCGGCACTGTGGAGTCTATTGTATCTGGTGATAAGGATGCCGAAGTTGAGGCTGTAATAAAAGTTGGCAGCGTTCATGTTATCATCACCCAAAAACGGAAGCCTTACCATAAAGAGATAGATTTTACACGTCTTGGCCTTAACCCGCGTACGGCCGATATTGTAGTTGTAAAAATAGGCTACCTCGAACCCGAGCTATATGCCATGCGTGCCGACTGGCTGTTGGCCATTACGCCGGGCGGTGTAGATCAAAATATCGAACGCCTACCCTACCACCGCATTCAGCGGCCGATGTTCCCGCTGGACAAAGACATGAAAGATCCGGATTTGAAAGCTAAGCTGGTGCCCTTGTCTGATAAATAA
- a CDS encoding MarR family winged helix-turn-helix transcriptional regulator — MPVICNVTVAGITMTELSRLAMLSKQNMSRTIHKLEENGMITSVANSADKRSDILMLTKSGKQFLPEANQDVFNLSNIYKNLVGEKDLETTINVLNRIIEFY; from the coding sequence ATGCCTGTAATCTGTAATGTAACTGTTGCTGGGATCACCATGACCGAGCTATCGCGACTTGCGATGCTCTCCAAACAAAATATGAGCCGTACCATACACAAGTTGGAAGAGAACGGTATGATTACCAGTGTTGCCAACAGCGCTGATAAAAGAAGCGATATATTAATGCTAACCAAAAGTGGCAAGCAGTTTTTACCGGAAGCAAACCAGGATGTATTTAATTTGAGCAATATCTATAAAAATCTGGTTGGCGAAAAGGATCTTGAAACCACTATAAATGTTTTGAACAGGATCATCGAGTTTTACTAA
- a CDS encoding cobalamin-independent methionine synthase II family protein, with protein sequence MKIQTEPIGSIPRPVYLQQAMTAFAGGQIKADELDNLFDQATRETIKQLEATGSPVISDGEQSKPSFVTYPMQGFKNFAADGVVIPFADGHTRQLPKLTGGPFHYTTFANSYLSRAKKYATLPVKQAVISCSAMSLLYPQEGIDGYSRDQFLTDLVNDAAYDIRSCLDSGAYNVQIDFTEARLAIKLDPSKQLLSAFIDLNNKVLDHFTAEEQKKIGVHTCPGGDHDSTHSADIPYSELLPLLFKLHAGNFYLEYAAEKDKKTVLNAIKENLGTGQRVFLGVTDVINPKVETAEEISDLILEAAQIIPIQQLGTTDDCGFSPFGDDTSTAREVAFAKIRARVEGTKLAEKVLAG encoded by the coding sequence ATGAAAATACAAACTGAGCCTATCGGGAGCATTCCGCGCCCGGTTTACTTACAACAAGCCATGACCGCCTTTGCCGGCGGGCAAATTAAAGCCGATGAATTAGATAACCTGTTTGATCAGGCTACCCGCGAAACCATTAAGCAGCTGGAAGCTACCGGTTCGCCTGTTATTAGCGATGGTGAGCAATCAAAACCAAGCTTCGTTACCTATCCCATGCAGGGTTTCAAAAATTTTGCTGCCGATGGCGTGGTGATCCCTTTTGCCGACGGGCATACCCGTCAGTTACCCAAACTAACCGGCGGGCCTTTTCATTATACCACTTTTGCAAACTCATACTTGAGCCGTGCAAAAAAATATGCCACATTACCGGTAAAGCAAGCGGTTATATCCTGCTCGGCCATGAGCCTGCTTTATCCTCAGGAAGGAATTGACGGCTACTCGCGCGACCAGTTTCTTACAGATTTGGTGAATGACGCGGCCTATGATATCCGCTCATGTCTTGATAGTGGCGCTTATAATGTACAAATTGATTTTACCGAAGCCCGCCTGGCTATTAAGCTGGATCCGAGCAAACAGCTGCTCTCGGCATTTATCGATCTCAATAATAAAGTACTTGATCATTTTACTGCCGAAGAGCAAAAGAAGATAGGTGTACACACCTGTCCCGGCGGTGATCACGACTCAACTCACAGTGCCGATATTCCTTACAGTGAATTGTTGCCACTGTTGTTCAAGCTCCACGCTGGTAATTTTTACCTGGAGTATGCGGCCGAAAAGGATAAGAAAACAGTACTCAATGCCATAAAAGAAAACCTTGGCACCGGCCAGCGCGTTTTCCTCGGCGTTACTGACGTTATTAACCCCAAAGTAGAAACCGCGGAAGAGATAAGCGACCTGATACTGGAGGCCGCGCAGATCATCCCCATTCAGCAATTGGGCACAACAGATGATTGCGGATTTTCGCCGTTTGGTGACGATACTTCAACTGCAAGGGAGGTAGCCTTTGCTAAGATCCGCGCAAGGGTAGAAGGGACCAAGCTGGCTGAAAAGGTGTTGGCGGGGTAA
- the bla gene encoding subclass B3 metallo-beta-lactamase, producing MKRTLFLLFFLCSALIIQAQSVVEPSAEKHPEWTQPFPPFQIAGNLYYVGTTDLACYLITTSAGNILINTGLASSETQIIANIKALGFNISNTKILLTTQAHFDHMGAMAAIKKITKAKMMADEGDAAVIADGGLSDYDLKGDVRTFAPVKVDRILHNGDIVKLGNMKLTMLHHPGHTKGSCSYLFDVKDNKRGYRVLIANMPTIVTDKKFTDLPSYPNIAKDYAYTLKAMKGLKFDIWLASHGIQFNLLSKHKPGSPYNPMAFADKKNYYDEIAELQTEYDKKMEVK from the coding sequence ATGAAACGAACGCTTTTCCTGCTATTTTTTCTTTGTAGCGCATTAATTATTCAGGCGCAAAGTGTAGTTGAGCCATCTGCAGAAAAGCATCCCGAATGGACACAGCCATTTCCGCCTTTTCAAATTGCCGGCAATCTTTACTATGTAGGCACTACCGATCTGGCCTGTTATCTCATCACTACATCAGCGGGCAACATCCTGATCAATACCGGGCTGGCATCGTCCGAAACACAGATCATAGCAAATATCAAGGCCTTGGGTTTTAATATCTCAAACACAAAAATCCTGCTGACAACGCAGGCTCACTTTGATCATATGGGCGCTATGGCGGCAATAAAGAAAATAACAAAAGCTAAAATGATGGCAGACGAAGGCGACGCGGCAGTAATAGCCGACGGAGGCCTTTCTGATTATGATCTTAAAGGCGATGTGCGCACATTCGCGCCAGTAAAAGTAGACCGTATTTTACACAATGGCGATATCGTTAAATTGGGCAACATGAAGCTCACCATGCTTCACCATCCCGGCCATACAAAAGGTTCGTGCAGTTATTTATTTGATGTAAAAGATAATAAACGCGGCTACAGGGTTTTGATAGCAAATATGCCCACGATTGTTACCGATAAAAAATTCACAGATCTACCTTCTTATCCAAATATCGCTAAAGATTATGCTTATACACTGAAGGCAATGAAAGGCTTAAAATTTGATATCTGGCTGGCCTCCCATGGCATCCAATTCAACCTCCTTAGCAAACATAAACCAGGCAGCCCTTATAATCCTATGGCTTTTGCCGATAAGAAGAATTATTACGATGAAATAGCCGAACTGCAGACAGAGTACGATAAGAAAATGGAGGTAAAGTAA
- a CDS encoding serine hydrolase domain-containing protein, with translation MKNTYQPRVCSAKLNLLKINRLIAVVGLLFFAACKKDSPAVTKTTTGTDTTHTGTGTGTGTGTGTGTGTGTGTGTGTVIDTLTPSKVAVAALDDEVNTFMTTYNVPAVSVAITKGEKLVYLKAYGVSDKSKGTKAVISDRYRLASCSKQFTAVAIMKLLDQGKIKLSDKVFGDGAILGKTYGTKAYGLHITDITVDELLHHTSGGWGNSVNDPMFSNPTMTTAELITWTLDNRPLDHVPGSNYDYSNFGYCILGRVIEKITGQTYAEAVKTLVLTPIGITDMTIGGNTLADKQTKEVTYYGQSGENPYAYNITRMDAHGGWVATAADLARFLVYIDKFPVRPDILTSASLNTMYTGSTANAAYGCGWAIAGNNYFHQGSLPGTATEQARLDNGFNFVFLTNTRSFVANFDSNLDQIFWKAFAKNPTWATEDLFLK, from the coding sequence ATGAAAAACACTTATCAACCCCGAGTTTGCAGCGCAAAGCTCAATCTGTTAAAAATTAACCGGCTAATTGCTGTTGTGGGTCTGTTATTTTTTGCCGCCTGCAAAAAGGACTCGCCCGCTGTAACTAAAACTACCACCGGAACAGACACCACCCATACAGGAACTGGCACAGGTACCGGAACGGGTACCGGCACGGGAACTGGAACAGGTACAGGAACGGGTACCGGAACCGTGATAGATACCCTAACGCCAAGCAAAGTTGCTGTTGCCGCTTTGGATGATGAGGTAAACACATTTATGACTACTTATAATGTACCTGCGGTGTCTGTAGCAATTACTAAAGGCGAAAAACTGGTTTATCTGAAAGCTTACGGCGTAAGCGATAAATCAAAGGGGACCAAAGCCGTTATCAGCGACCGGTACCGTTTAGCCAGCTGTTCAAAGCAGTTTACGGCTGTTGCTATTATGAAATTGCTTGACCAGGGTAAGATAAAACTGTCGGACAAAGTATTTGGCGATGGCGCTATTTTGGGTAAAACTTATGGTACCAAAGCCTATGGCTTGCACATTACCGATATTACGGTTGATGAATTGCTACACCATACCTCCGGCGGTTGGGGCAATTCGGTGAACGACCCCATGTTCAGTAACCCAACCATGACCACCGCCGAACTCATTACCTGGACTTTAGATAACCGTCCGCTTGACCATGTACCGGGCTCTAACTATGATTACTCCAATTTTGGCTACTGCATATTAGGACGAGTAATAGAAAAAATTACAGGGCAAACCTATGCCGAAGCTGTAAAAACATTGGTTTTAACACCTATCGGAATTACAGATATGACCATTGGTGGTAACACCCTGGCCGATAAGCAAACAAAAGAAGTTACCTATTACGGCCAATCGGGCGAAAACCCTTATGCCTATAATATTACACGGATGGACGCGCACGGAGGCTGGGTGGCTACCGCTGCAGATCTGGCCCGGTTCCTGGTTTATATTGATAAATTCCCGGTACGGCCTGATATTCTTACATCTGCTTCGTTGAACACCATGTATACCGGATCAACAGCTAATGCAGCTTATGGATGCGGCTGGGCTATTGCCGGCAACAACTATTTTCACCAGGGGAGTTTGCCAGGTACGGCTACAGAACAGGCACGCCTTGACAATGGATTTAATTTCGTGTTCCTGACCAACACGCGCAGTTTCGTAGCCAATTTCGATTCTAATCTGGATCAGATCTTCTGGAAAGCTTTCGCTAAAAACCCAACCTGGGCTACGGAGGATTTGTTTCTTAAATAG
- a CDS encoding SgcJ/EcaC family oxidoreductase: MKINSYKFIVVGLCWLFSFKAYSQQIDTAKENGAIKQLIKNYEDAWNRHDPKGLADNYTVDASWVNWFGAYYKGRDDIQFHYRQVHTTYFKLTHYYTRAVEDISYPYPDIAISHVRTGLDGDERYPGETFEFRRTIVLIKREGVWKILAGQNAKLEKGVK, translated from the coding sequence ATGAAAATCAACAGTTACAAATTCATAGTAGTTGGCCTATGCTGGCTGTTTAGCTTTAAGGCTTATAGCCAGCAAATAGATACTGCAAAAGAAAACGGGGCAATAAAGCAACTCATCAAAAATTATGAAGACGCCTGGAACCGGCACGATCCTAAAGGCCTGGCCGATAATTACACCGTTGATGCCAGCTGGGTAAACTGGTTTGGCGCATATTATAAGGGGAGGGATGATATTCAGTTTCATTATCGGCAAGTGCATACCACCTATTTTAAACTTACACATTACTATACTCGTGCGGTTGAAGATATTAGCTATCCGTATCCCGATATTGCTATTTCACATGTACGAACGGGCTTAGATGGTGATGAAAGGTATCCTGGTGAAACATTTGAGTTTCGGAGAACTATTGTACTGATAAAACGTGAAGGGGTTTGGAAGATACTTGCCGGGCAAAATGCTAAATTGGAGAAAGGGGTAAAATAG